A window from Sus scrofa isolate TJ Tabasco breed Duroc chromosome 2, Sscrofa11.1, whole genome shotgun sequence encodes these proteins:
- the LOC100518827 gene encoding uncharacterized protein LOC100518827, which yields MGKGIILDKRNRGLTEVIIYPKEQETRGLKSFGLHPQLSGDRVPVTLRRRVGRKSRLIKAPSAPEKLVARCLGSREFSAQTRLSHKAFSWSPAPQPITMHFALQPHGGVSRGRGGRWYSPFSPPRAVGPSSHRKALWEECAAFPPSALRPDVLSGSFEDGCSLRTRGHMASDRRGPGQERAAALSLVRPAPQQFQGRESPALNAWRAAASSSSRHVVDGTSGGPEVAPCQGSLARSWSDGLGGV from the exons ATGGGTAAAGGTATTATCCTGGACAAGAGGAACCGTGGGCTTACAGAGGTGATCATTTACCCAAAAGAACAAGA AACACGAGGTCTCAAGTCCTTCGGGCTACACCCGCAGCTCAGCGGTGACCGTGTGCCCGTAACACTGCGAAGAAGGGTGGGTAGAAAGTCACGCTTGATAAAAGCTCCTTCGGCGCCGGAAAAACTAGTTGCACGATGCCTCGGGAGTCGGGAGTTCAGCGCGCAAACACGCCTTTCTCACAAAGCTTTCTCATGGAGCCCCGCCCCTCAGCCAATCACTATGCACTTCGCCCTCCAGCCACATGGTGGCGTCTCGCGGGGGCGCGGCGGTCGATGGTACAGTCCATTCTCCCCCCCTCGCGCAGTGGGTCCTTCCAGTCATAGAAAAGCATTGTGGGAAGAGTGCGCAGCCTTTCCACCTTCGGCGTTGCGTCCGGATGTTCTGTCCGGGAGTTTCGAGGATGGCTGCAGCCTTCGGACGCGTGGCCACATGGCCTCTGACCGCCGGGGCCCCGGGCAGGAGCGCGCGGCCGCCTTGAGTCTGGTGAGGCCCGCGCCGCAGCAGTTCCAGGGCCGAGAGTCCCCGGCCCTAAATGCGTGGAGGGCAGCGGCCAGTTCTAGCTCCCGCCACGTTGTCGATGGGACCTCAGGAGGCCCCGAAGTGGCCCCCTGCCAGGGCTCTCTCGCCAGGAGCTGGAGCGATGGCTTGGGGGGCGTTTGA